AGCGGCCGGCGCCCTGGCCACCGTCATTCACCGGGCGGGTCATCGCCACCGGGCTGGTGCGAACGGAGCAGACACCGGCAACCTTTCCGGCCTCCGCCTGCGACCGTCAACCGCGGAGGGAAGCGGAAGAGCGGTCCATCGAGCTCCTGGCGCTCAGGGCCCTGTCCGTGTCGCGCAGGCGGGGTGCCGACGACAGCCGGATTGCCCCAGCCGTCATCGCTCCCTGGGCACGGACTGACGGGGTGCGGTCTAGGCAGGACCACCGCAGAGGTACGGCGGACGTGCCGACGCCGGTCAGCCGGGTGACCTGCCCGGAGTCGGTCCGGCCAGCGGGGAGCGTTGGCCCTTGCCGAGAGCGCGTACGGCCGGCCAGTCCACCTCCGGGTGTTCGGCCGGAATACGGTCGACGTCCGCGCCACGGTAGAGCCGAACCCGTACGGTGCCGCCTCGGGCCGCGCCGAACTTCACCTTCACCTCCTGTGCGCAGGTGATCCAGCCGAGCCGTACCAGGTGGTCGAAGTCCGTTCGGCGCACCCGGAGGCGGGCGGCGCACTGGTCCGGGCCCAGTGGGGTGGATTCGGAGATCAGGCGGTCCAGGTCGGGGCGCCGGGCCAGGTCCCTCACCTGATCGGGGTGCAACAGCGGCCGGTTCGGATCGTCGGACAGATCGGCTAGGTACCCGGCCGCCGCCATCTCCCGCACGGTCGCCACGCTCACCCTGGCCGGCCCCTCAGGCGGGTTCGGCGTACCCAAGGCCTGGGCGAGCCGGTCGGCGGCTTCCGCCCCGGACAACGCGTACGGCAGCCGACCGCGGATCGCTTCGCCGTCCATCGACTCCACCGAGGCCCGCGACCACACCACGGGCCCTGCATCGGCCGGAGGCACCGCCCCGATGTGGACCGCCCACCGGAACGCCGCCCTCGACACCCGCAGCCGCGCGGCGACCCGACCTTCGTCGAATACGGCCTCTTGCCCCACCGCCGGCCTCCTCTCGCTCGACCGCCTCACCCGGTGCCCGCGAGGCCCCGTTGCATGCGGAGAGCTACCGGTATGGCCGAGCAGGAGTGGAAACGAGGAGCGGCTGCGTGCCCGGTCTCCGGCCGGTGGCAGGCCGTACGCGCGGTGACTGCCGCCCGACCATGCCGGTCGAGCCCCGTCCGGCCGCGCGCCCCCGCTCCCGCAGGCCGCGGTACCGGAGCGAGATCTCCTGTGACCTGCGGCGATTCGCGCTGCTGCGGTTCCTTCCCTGCCCGACCCGGCCCCCCGAACCGTGGACTGCGACGTGGTTCCCGATACGGACCGGACCACGACGGGCACCCGGTACCACCCCCGGAGCGGCCTTCGCCCGGCGCCGGGCAGGGCGGCGCCGAGCGCGGCGGGCACACCTTGACCTCAAGTTCGCTTGAGGTAGGAGACTTCCGGCATGGATACCAACGAAATGCAGCGGCAACTGCGGGCCCTGACCGACCGCGCGGAGATCACCGATCTGATGGACCGCTACCTGCGTTCGCTGGACGACAGGGTCTTCGACGAAGCGTGGGCGCGCGCCTTCCACACCGAGGACGTCACCGCGGAGATGCCCATCGGCACCGTCCATGGTCGCGCTGCCCTGCTGACCCATATCCGGCGGGGAATGGCACTGTTCGACCGGACCGTTCACATGGGTAGCAACAACGTCGTCGAGGTGGACGGTGACCGGGCGACCGTCCGCGGCGCCCAGTTGAGCACCCACGTCCTGGCCGATGACCCCGGCGGTGTCTTCGTCTCCGCCGGTCATACCGAGACGGAACTGGCCAGGACCGCCGACGGCTGGCGG
This Streptomyces sp. NBC_00539 DNA region includes the following protein-coding sequences:
- a CDS encoding nuclear transport factor 2 family protein — protein: MDTNEMQRQLRALTDRAEITDLMDRYLRSLDDRVFDEAWARAFHTEDVTAEMPIGTVHGRAALLTHIRRGMALFDRTVHMGSNNVVEVDGDRATVRGAQLSTHVLADDPGGVFVSAGHTETELARTADGWRISASALRVVWTQGTPPRLPEDLTAASAE